From Pyrenophora tritici-repentis strain M4 chromosome 1, whole genome shotgun sequence, the proteins below share one genomic window:
- a CDS encoding CypX, Cytochrome P450 translates to MQDIRAPLSPGAMFFQEHYILACLGTWVLYKVIQAIYYVSPFHPLSKIPGPKLAAATYLPEFWYDVVKYGCYTKEIARLHQVYGPIVRINPHEVHCNDISFADEIYAVGGRKRDKPQHQINGSVIGDSGFGTIDHDIHRLRRIPVSKFFSRAMISRLEPEIHVLVHKLCDKLLLHSGSRDAFDVTMAYSCFTSDTISSYSFGTSFGFLEQDGWYPNFREPTAAMLKPVFVFRFFPVTKLSAALAKPLLGYLPHDVALMVKTLQIDMPAQVLKAKKDLDDGITYDRPTIFASLLASDLELLDKEPQRLADEAAAVVGAGTETTSWALAVMTFHILTQPAILEKLTKELNSVVDDPKNLPGWLVLETLPYLGAVIQEGLRLSYGVSSRTARVATGEDLIYRGEWQKRGVEYVIPKGYAVGMSAYVTHHNERTFPDSYKFAPERWLDENDLRRKDVDKSMLAFSKGSRSCLGMK, encoded by the exons ATGCAGGATATTCGAGCACCACTTTCGCCAGGGGCAATGTTTTTCCAGGAACATTACATATTGGCCTGTCTGGGCACTTGGGTGCTGTACAAGGTCATACAGGCGATTTACTATGTCTCGCCATTCCACCCACTGAGCAAGATCCCTGGACCTAAGTTGGCTGCTGCAACGTATCTGCCTGAGTTTTGGTACGATGTTGTCAAGTATGGGTGTTATACAAAGGAGATTGCGAGGCTGCATCAGGTTTATG GACCTATTGTACGCATTAACCCGCACGAAGTTCACTGCAATGATATCTCCTTTGCGGATGAAATCTACGCCGTCGGGGGGAGGAAGAGAGATAAACCACAACATCAAATCAATGGCTCAGT CATCGGCGATTCCGGCTTTGGTACCATAGACCACGACATCCACCGTCTCCGCCGTATTCCCGTCTCCAAGTTCTTCAGCAGAGCAATGATATCACGCCTTGAGCCCGAAATCCACGTCCTCGTCCACAAGCTTTGCGACAAACTCCTCCTGCACTCTGGATCCCGCGATGCCTTCGACGTAACCATGGCCTACAGCTGCTTCACCTCTGACACCATCTCTTCATACAGTTTCGGCACGAGCTTCGGCTTTCTCGAGCAAGACGGGTGGTACCCGAATTTCCGCGAACCCACGGCTGCCATGTTGAAGCCGGTGTTTGTATTTCGGTTCTTTCCGGTTACCAAGTTGAGTGCGGCATTGGCGAAGCCGCTACTGGGATATCTGCCGCATGATGTTGCGCTCATGGTTAAGACACTGCAGATTGACATGCCAGCACAGGTTCTCAAGGCGAAGAAGGACCTGGATGATGGGATTACGTATGACAGGCCTACCATCTTCGCTTCGCTGTTAGCCTCCGATCTGGAGCTCTTGGATAAAGAACCTCAGCGTCTGGCTGATGAGGCAGCTGCTGTGGTGGGTGCAGGTACCGAGACGACGAGTTGGGCGTTGGCGGTCATGACGTTTCACATTCTGACCCAACCTGCTATTCTGGAGAAATTGACAAAGGAACTGAACTCTGTTGTTGACGATCCAAAAAATCTCCCTGGATGGCTTGTTCTGGAAACGCTGCCATATCTGGGTGCTGTGATACAGGAGGGCCTCAGATTGTCGTATGGCGTATCGAGTCGCACGGCGAGAGTGGCAACGGGCGAGGATCTGATCTACCGCGGCGAGTGGCAGAAACGCGGTGTGGAGTACGTAATTCCAAAGGGCTATGCCGTGGGCATGTCAGCCTACGTCACCCATCATAACGAACGCACTTTTCCAGACTCGTATAAGTTTGCGCCGGAGCGGTGGCTGGACGAGAACGATCTGCGGAGGAAAGACGTGGATAAGAGCATGCTGGCGTTCTCGAAAGGAAGTCGGTCTTGCTTGGGCATGAAGTAA
- a CDS encoding Ank-2 domain containing protein — protein sequence MEALETQRWGLVNAAIEKNEPALLDQTTQINARNTVERFQCRVRDLAIRKNSIPILSHLIKHGMSVKHLEPRDVTKKGEVSIPTLEFLLANGWDINWPRNSTTRKPFMWYCINDRAKLVWCLRNGAKLKMPKNSDCRGRRSPPILEIVAREGDIATFEFLRSKGAPLQPFPHQNRVLHAAVYRGAVYRRDGSGDPANETEEHRKERAEHTQCIAMVRYLIDVVGFDANILDQLPECRRGQSGAMGTPLEYAQDLWSDRLDTRELTWLLLDRGADLTPALKNARWGEDPTKWHHHFIKNVEEWEEQGGPERLREYQELKRLEEQKKKEQKCCVQ from the coding sequence ATGGAGGCACTGGAGACCCAGAGGTGGGGGCTTGTCAATGCTGCGATCGAGAAGAATGAGCCGGCGCTACTGGACCAGACCACCCAGATTAACGCCCGAAATACCGTCGAGAGATTTCAGTGCCGAGTTCGCGACCTTGCAATAAGGAAGAATTCGATACCGATTCTGAGCCACCTTATTAAGCACGGCATGAGCGTAAAACATCTCGAACCTCGGGACGTCACAAAAAAGGGAGAGGTTTCAATCCCAACTCTCGAGTTCCTACTTGCGAATGGTTGGGATATCAACTGGCCTAGGAACAGTACAACACGCAAGCCCTTTATGTGGTATTGTATCAATGATCGAGCCAAGCTCGTGTGGTGCCTGAGAAATGGTGCCAAGCTTAAGATGCCCAAGAACTCAGACTGTAGGGGCAGGCGATCCCCGCCAATTCTTGAGATCGTCGCGAGAGAAGGCGACATAGCGACATTTGAGTTCCTGCGCTCGAAGGGTGCACCTCTGCAGCCATTCCCGCATCAGAATAGAGTACTGCATGCAGCCGTCTATCGTGGTGCTGTTTATCGACGTGATGGCTCAGGTGACCCGGCAAACGAGACGGAAGAGCACCGAAAAGAGAGAGCAGAACATACTCAGTGCATAGCTATGGTGCGTTACTTAATTGATGTCGTTGGTTTTGACGCCAATATCCTCGACCAGCTACCAGAGTGCCGAAGAGGTCAATCGGGCGCAATGGGAACGCCTCTCGAATACGCACAAGACCTTTGGTCAGATAGACTGGATACGCGCGAGTTGACGTGGCTTTTGCTCGACCGGGGCGCAGATCTAACGCCCGCGCTAAAGAATGCAAGGTGGGGTGAGGACCCTACGAAATGGCATCATCATTTCATAAAGAATGTCGAGGAATGGGAGGAACAAGGGGGTCCTGAAAGGCTGAGAGAGTATCAGGAACTCAAGCGGCTTGAAGAGCAGAAAAAGAAAGAGCAGAAGTGTTGTGTCCAGTAA
- a CDS encoding Chitin-bind-1 multi-domain protein yields MAWSVDFNSGIGRGLGPINTTDGTCGNMNGNTVCGSWSTGSCCSSSGWCGTDAAYCGSGCQSGDYNNSSRTTDRTYGSKYKDKTCGSWPQGGCCSASGFCDSSEAYCGVGCQSGCDSPAPGGGGTTAIGGVTSVVGGTTSTTTNTITAVVGGKTTVINGKTTANGGTTSTRFDGSTTVIGGKTTVVGGITTSSPSTGAITTVIGGTTTVIGAGGLFTTVINGTTTIIGGTATSSGTSTNTEVPTSTNGHCTGPDCHDGKCTVRNNQLSGS; encoded by the exons ATGGCTTGGAGTGTCGACTTCAATTCAGGCATCGGAAG GGGCCTGGGACCCATCAACACCACAGACGGAACCTGTGGTAATATGAACGGTAACACCGTCTGCGGATCTTGGTCAACCGGGAGTTGCTGCTCCAG CAGCGGTTGGTGCGGCACTGACGCAGCGTACTGTGGCAGTGGATGTCAGTCAGGAGACTATAACAATAGTAGCAGGACAACAGATAGAACTTACGGTTCCAAGTACAAGGACAAAACCTGCGGGTCCTGGCCCCAAGGTGGCTGCTGTAGCGCTTCTGGTTTCTGCGATAGCTCAGAAGCATATTGTGGCGTCGGTTGCCAGTCTGGATGCGACTCACCCGCTCCAGGAGGCGGTGGCACGACGGCGATCGGAGGCGTTACGTCTGTTGTTGGCGGGACCACTTCGACCACCACTAACACGATTACCGCGGTAGTCGGCGGGAAGACAACAGTCATCAACGGCAAGACGACAGCGAATGGCGGCACAACCTCGACACGCTTCGATGGGTCAACCACCGTCATCGGCGGAAAAACGACAGTTGTTGGAGGTATTACCACCTCTTCTCCTAGTACCGGTGCCATCACGACGGTTATAGGCGGTACCACTACAGTCATTGGCGCCGGTGGACTTTTCACGACTGTTATCAATGGCACTACTACAATTATCGGTGGAACAGCAACATCTTCTGGTACATCAACCAACACCGAGGTCCCCACTTCGACGAACGGCCATTGTACCGGACCTGACTGTCACGACGGAAAATGCACAG tccgcaacaatcaattaagtgggtcctag
- a CDS encoding ChiA, Chitinase — protein MRVAFGSKYEISLTLAPDYWYLRYFDAKSMESSVDFFGFMAYDLHGPWDINQKTIQPVVRGQADIREIGNDTLLLWFDELDASKINFGVALYGRGYTVANPSCNSVGCAFSGPSNPGVCTNSAGAMGLAEIQDLIKTKGLTPK, from the exons ATGCGTGTAGCCTTTGGTAGCAAGTATGAAATCAGCTTGACGCTTGCACCTGATTACTGGTACCTGCGCTACTTTGATGCCAAGAGCATGGAGAGCTCAGTTGACTTTTTCGGATTCATGGCTTACG ATCTACACGGTCCCTGGGACATAAACCAGAAGACGATCCAGCCTGTCGTTCGTGGTCAAGCCGACATCCGGGAGATCGGGAACGACACACTGCTTCTATGGTTCGATGAGCTTGACGCTTCCAAGATCAATTTTGGTGTTGCTCTATACGGACGCGGCTACACTGTGGCTAACCCTAGCTGCAACAGCGTTGGATGTGCTTTCTCCGGCCCTAGTAATCCTGGCGTCTGCACTAACTCAGCCGGAGCAATGGGTTTGGCAGAGATTCAAGATCTGATCAAGACAAAAGGACTAACGCCCAAGTAA
- a CDS encoding Chitin-bind-1 multi-domain protein, with protein MCGKYSKGGKEKCGMNLCCSATGWCGTTDLCCVNGDPKGLTLPCQAGFDSCQVKSGRTCGVGSGSTGGRTIGYYQGSNTRDRLCNHIYPNDIATAGYTHLYYAFASINPSSFAVTNADPGDIALYTQFTALQKKAIKTYVSPERSRID; from the exons ATGTGCGGCAAATATAGCAAAGGCGGCAAGGAGAAGTGTGGCATGAACCTTTGCTGCTCTGCCACCGGCTGGTGTGGC ACAACCGATCTTTGCTGTGTTAATGGTGATCCAAAGGGGTTGACACTGCCATGCCAGGCTGGCTTTGACTCTTGCCAAGTCAAGTCAGGTCGTACCTGCGGCGTCGGAAGCGGCAGCACTGGCGGCCGAACGATTGGATACTACCAAGGAAGCAACACTCGCGATCGCTTATGCAACCATATTTACCCCAATGACATCGCCACTGCAGGCTATACCCATCTCTACTATGCTTTTGCATCCATCAATCCATCTTCATTTGCGGTCACCAATGCGGACCCTGGCGACATTGCACTCTACACCCAGTTCACTGCACTCCAGAAGAAAGCAATCAAAACTTATGTATCTCCCGAGCGCTCTCGCATTGATTAG